One window from the genome of Pseudalkalibacillus hwajinpoensis encodes:
- a CDS encoding SRPBCC family protein: MPVIYLETLIEAPIEICFNYARSVEAHMKSTEQTNEKAVSGVTEGLLGNGDAVTWEATHFGIKQKLTAKITGMQEPDWFIDEMTKGAFKSFVHSHRFEEIDDVTLMIDEFSYEAPFGLIGSIANLLFLKKYMKNLLEKRALELKKMAERTE, translated from the coding sequence ATGCCTGTTATTTACCTGGAAACATTGATTGAAGCTCCTATTGAAATCTGCTTCAATTACGCAAGAAGTGTTGAAGCACATATGAAAAGCACAGAGCAAACAAATGAGAAAGCAGTAAGCGGGGTTACGGAAGGATTGCTAGGCAATGGTGATGCCGTTACATGGGAAGCGACTCACTTTGGCATTAAGCAAAAATTAACTGCCAAAATCACTGGGATGCAGGAACCAGATTGGTTTATTGATGAAATGACAAAGGGAGCATTTAAATCTTTTGTTCATTCTCATCGTTTTGAGGAAATCGATGATGTAACGTTAATGATCGATGAATTTAGTTATGAAGCTCCGTTTGGTTTAATTGGTAGCATCGCAAACCTTTTGTTTTTAAAAAAGTATATGAAAAATCTGCTAGAAAAGAGAGCCCTTGAATTAAAGAAAATGGCTGAACGAACGGAATAA
- a CDS encoding VanZ family protein: MSVSRTIVSVCIQCWLGIGFLISCMAMLTLIGHEPSPFIVDSVSSIIQSREFQYGPLTLSLEKNGELGLAHFVVRKLGHFFVYSFIALVLLQLFKGESSVFRTFIVIIVVAIFAVTDEFIQAFLPERTSLITDVIVDLAGCLHSVIIYKIWHYSTLKALA, translated from the coding sequence ATGTCGGTGTCTCGGACTATCGTTTCGGTTTGTATTCAGTGCTGGTTGGGAATCGGTTTTTTGATTTCATGTATGGCAATGCTTACACTAATAGGGCATGAACCATCTCCCTTCATTGTGGATAGTGTATCCTCCATTATCCAGTCTAGGGAGTTCCAATACGGACCTTTGACGTTAAGTTTAGAAAAAAACGGAGAACTAGGATTGGCACATTTTGTCGTTCGTAAGCTAGGTCACTTCTTTGTTTACAGTTTCATAGCATTAGTTTTACTACAGCTATTTAAAGGGGAATCATCTGTTTTTCGTACATTCATTGTCATTATCGTTGTAGCTATTTTTGCTGTAACGGATGAATTTATTCAAGCCTTTTTACCAGAAAGGACATCGTTAATCACTGATGTGATTGTGGATCTTGCTGGATGCCTACATAGTGTTATCATTTATAAAATATGGCATTACTCCACCTTAAAAGCTCTCGCATAG